DNA sequence from the Simiduia curdlanivorans genome:
AGTACGCAGCACTGCAGCCTCCTCTTCGGAGACCATTGGCGAAAAAACCGAGCAAGCAAAAAAAGTGGCTAACAAGGCAGCCGCCGACGTGCAGGATTTCGCCAAGAACAACCCTTGGACAACCGCCGGCATCGCCTTCGCAACCGGCGCTCTCGTTAGCGCATTTCTGCGTCGTAAATAGTCATGCTTAACAGCAAGTCGGATACTTTCAATGCACAACACCGCAGCGAAGGTGAGACGTTAGACGATGTGCGCCTAGGGCCAAGTATTGATGCTCTGGGCGCCGCACTAACGCAAT
Encoded proteins:
- a CDS encoding DUF883 C-terminal domain-containing protein; the encoded protein is MATSKATASSSNGSFGSPVADVAREQGHNAVDKLADQAAIAEQKVRSTAASSSETIGEKTEQAKKVANKAAADVQDFAKNNPWTTAGIAFATGALVSAFLRRK